Part of the Chloroflexota bacterium genome, GCGCGCGTCGCAGCGGCGGCGCGCCCGCACGATCCCGGCCGGCGGCAGCAGGCCGTCCGTCTGGCGCTCGTCGCTCGGCAAAGGATGGCCGCGCACCGCGCGCCGCCGCGCGAGTCTGCTCAGGAGACGCCGCCCGCTCGAATGCCCCGGATCGTTCGAGCGGTGCGGAAGGCCCAGGAGGCGTGGTGCGCTCGGACGATGCTGTGCCGGCTGCTGCTGGGATGGTCGGAAGCGTCAGCGAGCGCGTCGCCGATCCCATGCGTCGCGTGCTGACCACACCACTGGCAACCAGTTGCAGCGCCGCCGCCGCGAGATCGACCGGGTCGTGGTCTTCCAGCAGCAGCTCTTCGATCATCGGGCGGTAGCGGCCCCAGCCGCCGGCACTCAGTGTGCTGGTCAGCCGGTCACGCAGGATCTCGATCTCGCGCTCCTCGGCCTCGGCGGCGGTGGGCACCTCTTCGCGCCGAATGTGCGCGCCGGTCACTCGCTCGATGACCTTGAGAATCCGCATCTCGCGCGGGTTCACGAAGGTGATCGCCGCGCCGCGCCGACCGTACCGCCCCGTCCGCCCGATGCGGTGGACGTAATACTCCGGGTCGGGCGGGATGTCGAAGTTGATGACGTGGCTGACCTCGGGGATGTCGAGGCCGCGCGCCGCCACGTCCGTGGCGACCAGCACCTCGGTCTGGCCGCCGCGGAAGCCCCGAAGCACGCGCTCGCGCATCGCCTGCGAGATATCGCCGTGCAGCGCCTCGGCGGGGTAGCCGCGCGCGTTCAGCCCCTCGCTGACCTCGTCCACCATCCGCTTGGTGGCGCAGAACACGATGGTCCGCTCGGGCTGCTTCACGTCGAGCACACGGCAGAGGGCGTCGAGCTTGCGCGGGAACGGCACCATGTAGAAGACCTGGTCGATGTCGGGGACGGTCAGGCCCTGGGCCTTGACCAGCCGCAGCACCTCCGGCTCGCGGAGGTACTTCTGCGCCAGATCGACGATGGGCTGCGGCATGGTGGCCGAGAAGAGGGCGGTCACACGCTCGGCGGGGAGGTGCTCCAGCACGTACTCGACGTCCTCGACGAAGCCCATCTCCAGCATCTGGTCGGCTTCGTCCAGCACCAGCGTGGTGACGGCGCTCAGATCGATGGAGCCGCGCCGCATGTGGTCGAGCAGGCGGCCGGGCGTCGCCACGACGACCTGGACCCCGCGATGCAGCATGTAGAGCTGCCGGCCGATGGGCTGGCCGCCGTAGATCGGCAGCACGGAGATCCCGCGATGGTGGCCGATCTTGCACACCTGATCGGTGACCTGGACGGCCAGCTCGCGGGTGGGGGCCATGACGATGGCCTGCGGCTGGCGCAGCTCTGGATCGACGCGCTCGACCAGCGGCACGCCGAAGGCGGCGGTCTTGCCGGTGCCGGTCAGCGCCTGCGCGATGATGTCGCGGCCGGAGAGCAAGAGTGGGATTGCCTGGGTCTGAATGGGGGTTGGCTCCTCGAAGCCCATACTGGTGAGGCTCTGGAGCGTCCCCTCGCTCACGCCCAATTCGCGAAAATCGGCCACAACATCTGTCCTCTCGCGGCGCTGCACCGTCTTGTCAGCACCGCCCGCTGCCTTCTGGCATGTTTGCATCACCATGGACCGTACCATATCGCGCGCCGGCCGCTGTGGATTGTGCAGGCCGTGGCGCGAGCGGGCAGCCGTCAGGCGGGGCGGCGGCTGACGCGGGCCAGCCCGGTCCGGGCGAGGCTGACCAGGGCCGCGAGGCCGCCGGCCGCCAGCACTAGCAGCAGCGGGTCGACCGGGTAGCGGTAGCGCGGCACATACCCCACCAGCGCGGCGCTCGGGAAGACCAGCGCCAGCACCGTCAGCACCAGCAGAACCGTCGCGGCGCGCGGCCCGCGCCAGAGGCCCCACCCGATCCCCAGCAGCACCAGC contains:
- a CDS encoding DEAD/DEAH box helicase → MADFRELGVSEGTLQSLTSMGFEEPTPIQTQAIPLLLSGRDIIAQALTGTGKTAAFGVPLVERVDPELRQPQAIVMAPTRELAVQVTDQVCKIGHHRGISVLPIYGGQPIGRQLYMLHRGVQVVVATPGRLLDHMRRGSIDLSAVTTLVLDEADQMLEMGFVEDVEYVLEHLPAERVTALFSATMPQPIVDLAQKYLREPEVLRLVKAQGLTVPDIDQVFYMVPFPRKLDALCRVLDVKQPERTIVFCATKRMVDEVSEGLNARGYPAEALHGDISQAMRERVLRGFRGGQTEVLVATDVAARGLDIPEVSHVINFDIPPDPEYYVHRIGRTGRYGRRGAAITFVNPREMRILKVIERVTGAHIRREEVPTAAEAEEREIEILRDRLTSTLSAGGWGRYRPMIEELLLEDHDPVDLAAAALQLVASGVVSTRRMGSATRSLTLPTIPAAAGTASSERTTPPGPSAPLERSGAFERAASPEQTRAAARGARPSFAERRAPDGRPAAAGRDRAGAPPLRRAPAISLAAADALRERRPFERSSAGGATPDRERRPFREGDRPDRAGYREDRTGYREDRRAPRPFAESRSPRAADDRRPMRDADDRRLPHDTDDRRPARDMDDRRPARDGEERRPFGDRKPKRWVNAGKPGRSGGPSGTFGSKPGGKFGGKAPTRGSKSAAPGAGRPARPKRAR